The nucleotide sequence aaattgttttgttgatccgataaaaaaaaaaaaaataagagtgtttataataaattttaatcttgatcccagataattttttttacatattttaacttCAATCATGTTATATTTTTCCGTTACATTATGGTgtaattattggtaaaaaaaataacaaaaaaaaattattttatttgaaatgttgaattaaataataaattaagtattcaggaatataaaatatattttctaacagTCTGGTACAAACACGATGGGGCGACGGGACTCACCGCAGGCTCCGCTATGAGCGTCGGGTGGTTGTACAGGTTGGAGTACGTGGACAGGACGGACTCGCAGTCGAGGCGGTCGCGGTCCCGCACCTCCAGGGCCACcagctccccctcctcctcccccgaGCTGACCGCCCCCATCTCCACGTCCCTCGCGGAGGGGCCCGGCTCGCGCCCGAGCGACTCCCGGTCGCGGGAGAACTCCTCCGCGCACCGCAGCACGGCGTCCGAGTCGGGCGCCAGGTAGCCGTCTATCTCCTCGCAGTCCAGCGCGCCGATCTCGTTGTCGTCGTAGCCCGCGAACATCTGCAGGCACGCAACAGTTCCTCTCGACCGCCTTCGTAGTTCATCATCACAAACTGGCAATATCTCTACATCTGCTGAGAGAATAAGACAAGAACATATTTGCAACATTTCTCTTTGCGTTTACTAAGGGAGCGTTACcattaaaaatcaaattttacaacaaatatcaattattaaattaaaaaatcaaattgCAGTCACGCAATAAAAGCAGCATATGGCATTTCTTTCACAGAGATGTTGAATCTGTGAAAACAATAGCTTTGTCCACccctagtacacagtaaaattcTCTGACGAAGTAAGGAACCTATTATGTTGCCAAttattagggatgtgcgagtacccgatattttcgggtacggttcgaatccacaattacccaaaCCCGGATTCGTTGTatgtacatggattcgaacagtgctatgaatattcacaaaagttataaattaatttagtacggctcaaaaatactagcagtgaaaaataaaattaggctactattacgcaagtatttaaaatatgatgtatcaaagaaagatatgtaagttaaataattaacacattgacattaaaagaatttcgggATTTCGAgtgcttaaactataattacgaatttcgtcgtatagcaaactataaactaaaaacaattacatacctacgaGAAAAAAATgccttggctatttattggagaaaaaatgctgaaacgtttataaaactgagatttccctgtggcgtgcagtttattatgattgagttggagaatcaagtatgttttggttttcatattttaaagtgtttattattaattaagtttacataattataaaacatttcaatctcagtataataaataatttccagtagttacagttagaaaaaagagaacacacattatttttaaattaatcagttatttttaattattctatgcttaatattcggaatcggattcatatctcatgtattgccagggattcaaatctgattcgaaccgaactgaaaatcaaggattcgcacatccctacaaaCTGGCAATATCCAGCTGGTGATTTGATTACTGAGAGACTAAgacaaaaacatatttgaaacatTACTCTTTGAGTTTACTAAAGGAGTGTTACcattaaaaatcaaattttacaacaaatatcaattattaaatgcaaaaaTCAAATTTCAGTTGCGCAATCAAATCAGCATATGGCTTTTTTTTCCACAGAGACGTTGTATCTGTGAAAACAATAGCTTTGTCCACCCCTAGTACACAGTAATATTCTCTTAAAGAAGTAAGGACGTATTATGTCGGCAATTATAGTTGATTTATTGCGCCAAGTGTGAGCACACACAACTAAATCAATCAGCTTGATGCGAACAACTGACAGTTACCAGATTATATTTGTAACAAGTAgacattaaaacattataatcAGAGTTTCAATTCCACTTGATTAAATTCTAAATCAaatgacaaaatttttaaataaaattaaataattactactGCCTGTAACTGTCAACTGTGGGAGAATGACGCATGAATGAGCCTCAAAACGTCCATTTCAACAGACTTTACTGTACCTCAAACTACATCTTGGTAGATGGAAAAGGCATCATAACAGATAAAGTTAATTGCATTTGAATAATTTGCTCACCTTCTCAAACCTGCTGTCTAGGATCTCGAGTTGCTCGTTGCGTCTAATGACGGAGCTCGACACGGAGTAATTGGTGAAGCGAGACTTTGTCTCCTCGTCCGCGAAAGTGAACTGGGAACCTCTCAGACTCGCGACGTCGTCGTCGCTGGCCTCGCCCGAACCCGCGCTCCCGCCTGACGACACGTCCTCTTCTTCCTCGATGCTGTCCAAGCTGGCAGGCACAGTTCCAGGTAAGTATACATATGCATTAAACAACTAGCTAATTAGGAAAAATTGGGTGTTTGGCCACCATGAGAgttctttgacctaataacagataagaaaactaaactctggtaaatcttatttaaattcatcacaaaacgaggagaaaaatattgagttttgtaaactaactcttcgctctgagctttagacttgagtttataccatttcttatgtacccatgtttttttttcttctctctttcttactatataaatgtaaaagtactctgtaatatttcgtttttgtggttgtacagtatgtttgtataaatgcatatatttttattaattgacttgttctatatcccggagtccttacctccaaatgggatctacagatcaaaaaactgaataaataaataaatgaacttACACAGTGTGATAGGAAATTTACAgggtacacaaatatttgaaacacatgTACAGGTGTGTAAttgagtgagcaagtatgcaagtaaacAAGTATGAGAGTAAGTGAAAAGTAATGCAAAATGCCAGAGAGCACCGCTGCttctgccatctgtgttttctgCAAGCAATACGTATGATAGAAAAAATATGATACGTTAATTCACCTTCAATATAGACACAATGGAGGTTCGCGCTGGAGATTCACAATTGCATAGAAAATTACTACGAAAAACATGTAAAGAGTATTACAGTTATCTGACTCCCTACTTTATTCACTCACAGATttttagtggttttttttttttttttttttacactttgatgtCATTGTTTCAACTTACCTGCTGTAAAgagcttttaaataaaataaaaatatgtgtgtacttatgtatgtgCGTTAGAAGTCATACTTCTTTTTAATTTATGACACTgaacaatttaattttgaaatttgttaaataacaaaaattaataaaatacatacacaatactattaatataaaaatctgaataaattaattatttagtttaataaaaatcatctagaaaaaatttaattaacaaagaaaataaataaatgactgAATGTTTATTGATATTCaatcaattaaataataatgtaataattacacatactggaacataacctcacttatctAAATATACTTGAAGTCTACAAAACACTATTTCTATCAATAATGTTCACAATAAACAAATGTTTAATTATGTTGGCCAGTATGAAATACCAATCACTAAATTACTGAACGCAACTCACTCGTAGTTCTGCacctgccactagaattcgcttccGGAGCAGCTCTACAGCAACTATTGAATAaatcgatttgcagagcgaaaggttaaactattatataatgaaacagctccgataaaaatgaaaaatttgaaacaaatatcAAACCCTGGTTTAGACCTGACTTTTCACAAGGACACTTCTGCCACCCAGGTGCCCGGTGGAGGGGCAACATCAAACCATCACCCTCGGGTGGGAACTAAGGAGGGCGACAACTTTGACAGTGCAAAAAGCCTAAGTGAGCTACAGAAGAACTGTCATAGCAAGGTAGAAATTCAACTACACTCACTCACTGCTGTCGTCATTTTCCTCACCACCATCGATTCCACCATTGGCCAATTGAACGAAATCATCATCCAACATGTTGTCAGGGTCATCGTAGTTAAAATCTTCATCCATTGCTGCCACCACATCCGGATCCAAATCCAATCGTGGccctgcacaaaaaaaattaacgatcACATTGAAATAttacatgtacaaaaaaaaatttttggtagaTAGTTAATAATTAAAGCACATTATATTAAACTATaactaaatgtaaaacattttgtgaagCATTGAAAATAGAGACCTTAAAGTAAGAAATTCTTAAAAGTGAGGTACTAATTGAGATTCcacatttataataaaagtaaGTAACAGAAACAGCAAGTTTACAAATTACACAAGTAAACTAACATAAATCTGTACAGTTGTACAGTTCCCCACTTCTTTTAAATCTTGTTTTACAACCAAATATCtttcaatttttctgtttttttagcAATTGTAAAGTTTTTGACAGATACATACTTGACATTACGTTAAAATAGGTGCAATCGAAAACTAATAAATACAATTATCAGAGTAACCAATAACTACTGACACTATACGTAATCATTTGCGTGTCGTATTGGTGATACATTTGGTGGAACTGCTGTTCGCAGTTGCTATTCTTCAATTTCTTTCAATTGGTGTAATTCATGCCTCCTGCTGGTAAATTTACATTTCACTTTCTTGTTACAGATAGAATTTTAGACTACATTTTCGTGACCCACCGCTTCTTTAAGCCATTTCCTTATACGTCCTTGTAGCAATGACGACAATCATGTCAGATTTAACTTCCTACGATACAGACCGTGAGCGGTGGATCCAAGGGGAAGGGCTAGCGGTCGCAAACTGAGTACTAAACTGGTACCTATGTGCCTGTGTGTGCCTGTATGTGTGTCTGGGCAGCGTCTGTGCTTGCGCGTGGGTGTGTGCAGTGgtgtagcaagcgggtggcagggatggcccccaccaggggcgccggagcaggagggGCACCGCGGCgacggtttcgcgttactgaactcccccccaccccctcttttaatccaagagggaggcgccattttcaattctggccagtgGCGCCAGTCACCTCAGCTATGCCACTGGGTGTGTGTGTACAAGCTTATGAGACTGCCTCTGGGCACTTGGGGCCCGGCTCCGCGGGGCGCAGACCTGGGTGAGGCGCCGCGAGGTTCAGCAGGCCCACGTCCTCCTCCACGCTCGACGCGAACACGGACGAGGGCAGCTTCAGCTTCGCCGCCTGCCAACACAGACCACGCCCCGCGTCACGCCCGCGGCGGCAACATGCGAGTCCCGGCACGGTGGAAGATCCGCCATGCGGCACACTCGAGTCATCACAAGTCAATTCAAAgggaatgaaaagaaaaaaaattaatatacagcaCAATGGTATTCgaaacaagttgtaataagctaCTCTAACGAAAGAAGAAATAAAAGATGAGTGTTGGTTTTCCTCAAAATATCTTTATGGAATTGTACAAGCGAAATGCAAACAGCAATCTGCCCATAAAACAGGAAGCACTGTAGATCtagtgaaatgaaaactgacGATAACAATGAACTCTTAGCCAACTAAAAATGCAGGCAGAGCAGTAATGCTACCTGGCGTCCAAGGTCAACAGCTGGAATCTTGCCAAAACTGTATTTTGAATATGATCCCTTTTAGACTGTACTGtcaattttgtgtgtgtttgtgtgtatgtgtgtgtgtgtgtgtgtgtgtgtgtatacatatattttaCCAAAACTTTGGCATGACATGTTTTATACATACGTCAAGCTACCAGCCAGCGCCTaaagcacaaaataaaaataataacatgaatCAAAAGTCCCTACATAAATAACAGTGCAATCAAAcctttttaacaaaataattctaGCCACACTGGAAGGAACAGAGACAGCACAGATAAATACAAATAGACTTCTGTAATGAAAACCGAGTCGTCGTTTCACGCACAACATTTTTGTGTTCTACTTGTTTTCGTTACGTTACCCATATTACGCAAATGTGTATCTATTAATTTCATCGCTGTTTCATTCAGCATTTTACATAGTTTAGTGCAAAAAGTCTTTTATCCCACATC is from Bacillus rossius redtenbacheri isolate Brsri chromosome 15, Brsri_v3, whole genome shotgun sequence and encodes:
- the LOC134539588 gene encoding protein LTV1 homolog produces the protein MPKGKKKFIDRKSAVTFHLVHRSQQDPLINDEDAPQHVLLPTVEKTTKAGGPESQAELEQRKEEQRKWGISWDDGYDYLQHLRGAGEGPESELVRYRIMAPQPPADKAAKLKLPSSVFASSVEEDVGLLNLAAPHPGPRLDLDPDVVAAMDEDFNYDDPDNMLDDDFVQLANGGIDGGEENDDSSDLDSIEEEEDVSSGGSAGSGEASDDDVASLRGSQFTFADEETKSRFTNYSVSSSVIRRNEQLEILDSRFEKMFAGYDDNEIGALDCEEIDGYLAPDSDAVLRCAEEFSRDRESLGREPGPSARDVEMGAVSSGEEEGELVALEVRDRDRLDCESVLSTYSNLYNHPTLIAEPAVSRRIRVSARTGMPAGVLDPAPAGRLTARALARHDATAAGPRRAAPDGDGTETVLSSLSVLSLRPRGERAEGRRERKKSLKEYRKERRLEKKANTLAFKEEKKRQERNALNMRASLQTVRIL